The following are encoded in a window of Phreatobacter oligotrophus genomic DNA:
- a CDS encoding nitrite/sulfite reductase: MYRYDQFDEAFVRERVAQFRGQVARRIDGSLTEDEFKPLRLKNGVYLQLHAYMLRIAIPYGTLSSVQLRQLALIGERYDRGYGHFTTRQNLQFNWPKLRDIPDILDLLADVGMHCIQTSGNCIRNTTADHFAGAAADEVEDPRPTAELIRQWSTMHPEFDYLPRKFKIAVTGAARDRAAIRAHDIGIQVVRHPVSGEVGYRLFVGGGLGRTPMIGKLVRDFLPKAHLLAYLQSLMRVYNLEGRRDNKYKARVKILVHEIGIEEFRARVEAEFAALDPAAIAADPEEVARIEAYFAPPAFVSLPETSQRLAADRARNAAFDRWVETNTFPHRQPGYAAVTVSLKPVGGVPGDATSDQMRTVADLADAHSFGEIRVSHHQNLILPHVRQDELHALWTGLVAAGLAEANAGLITDIIACPGLDYCALATARSIPIAQAISRRFGSADRQREIGELGIKISGCINACGHHHVGHIGILGLEKSGQESYQVTLGGDATENAAIGQLLGPGITAAEVPDAIERLVAVYLAHRHDGETFAEAVRRLGIEPFKAGFLASQPAEAAHAAA, translated from the coding sequence ATGTACCGCTACGACCAGTTCGACGAGGCCTTCGTTCGCGAGCGCGTGGCCCAGTTCCGCGGCCAGGTCGCGCGCCGCATCGACGGTTCTCTGACCGAGGACGAGTTCAAGCCGCTGCGCCTGAAGAACGGCGTCTACCTGCAGCTCCACGCCTACATGCTGCGGATCGCCATTCCCTACGGCACGCTGTCGTCCGTGCAGCTCCGTCAGCTCGCGCTGATCGGCGAGCGCTACGACCGCGGCTATGGCCATTTCACCACGCGGCAGAACCTGCAGTTCAACTGGCCGAAGCTGCGCGACATCCCCGACATCCTCGACCTGCTGGCCGATGTCGGGATGCACTGCATCCAGACCTCCGGCAATTGCATCCGCAACACTACCGCCGACCATTTCGCCGGCGCCGCAGCCGATGAGGTGGAGGATCCCCGTCCCACCGCCGAGCTGATCCGGCAGTGGTCGACCATGCATCCCGAGTTCGATTACCTGCCGCGCAAGTTCAAGATCGCGGTGACCGGCGCTGCGCGCGACCGCGCGGCCATCCGCGCCCATGACATCGGCATCCAGGTGGTCCGCCATCCCGTCAGCGGCGAGGTGGGCTACCGCCTCTTTGTCGGCGGTGGCCTTGGCCGTACCCCGATGATCGGCAAGCTGGTGCGCGACTTCCTGCCCAAGGCGCATCTGCTCGCCTATCTGCAGTCGCTGATGCGCGTCTACAATCTCGAGGGACGGCGCGACAACAAGTACAAGGCGCGGGTCAAGATCCTCGTCCACGAGATCGGCATCGAGGAGTTCCGTGCCCGCGTCGAGGCGGAGTTCGCAGCGCTCGATCCCGCCGCGATCGCCGCCGACCCGGAAGAGGTCGCCCGCATCGAGGCCTATTTCGCCCCGCCGGCCTTCGTGTCGCTGCCGGAGACGAGCCAGCGGCTCGCCGCCGACCGCGCCCGCAATGCCGCCTTCGACCGCTGGGTCGAGACCAACACCTTCCCGCACCGCCAGCCCGGCTATGCGGCCGTCACGGTGTCGCTGAAGCCGGTGGGCGGCGTGCCGGGTGATGCCACGAGCGACCAGATGCGCACCGTCGCCGACCTCGCCGATGCCCATTCCTTCGGCGAGATCCGCGTTTCCCACCACCAGAACCTCATCCTGCCGCATGTGCGCCAGGACGAGCTCCACGCCCTGTGGACGGGCCTCGTCGCGGCCGGCCTTGCCGAGGCCAATGCCGGTCTCATCACCGACATCATCGCCTGCCCGGGCCTCGACTACTGCGCGCTCGCCACCGCCCGCTCCATCCCCATCGCACAGGCCATTTCCCGCCGCTTCGGTTCGGCGGATCGCCAGCGCGAGATCGGCGAGCTCGGCATCAAGATCTCCGGCTGCATTAATGCCTGTGGCCATCACCATGTCGGCCATATCGGCATTCTCGGCCTCGAGAAGTCCGGCCAGGAGAGCTACCAGGTGACGCTCGGCGGCGATGCCACCGAGAACGCCGCCATTGGCCAGCTGCTCGGCCCCGGCATCACCGCCGCCGAGGTGCCCGACGCCATCGAGCGGCTCGTGGCGGTCTATCTGGCCCACCGGCACGACGGCGAGACCTTCGCCGAAGCCGTGCGCCGGCTCGGCATCGAGCCCTTCAAGGCGGGCTTCCTGGCCTCCCAGCCTGCGGAGGCCGCCCATGCCGCTGCTTGA
- a CDS encoding DUF2849 domain-containing protein, whose product MAPAKQKILLPAILLANDLLDGDVVFWTEQGWSIDPAQALVARDVAAAERLQQVAAEALARGAVVDAYLVDVALREDGLPVPNHFRERFKIAGPSIRPDLGKQAAFAHLRGRA is encoded by the coding sequence ATGGCCCCCGCAAAGCAAAAAATTCTCCTCCCCGCCATTCTGCTCGCCAACGATCTGCTCGATGGCGATGTGGTCTTCTGGACCGAGCAGGGCTGGTCGATCGATCCGGCTCAGGCTCTCGTCGCCCGTGACGTGGCTGCGGCGGAAAGGCTGCAGCAGGTCGCCGCGGAGGCGCTGGCGCGCGGGGCCGTGGTCGACGCCTATCTGGTCGACGTGGCGCTGCGCGAGGATGGCCTGCCTGTCCCCAACCATTTCCGCGAGCGGTTCAAGATCGCCGGGCCGTCCATCCGCCCCGACCTCGGCAAGCAGGCCGCCTTCGCTCATCTGCGCGGGAGGGCCTGA
- a CDS encoding sulfate ABC transporter substrate-binding protein, with translation MTRHVPALSRRALLAYGAGAAGTAALIGASRPVRAQAPVTLVNVSYDPTRELYRFLNEAFARHWREKTGQQVTIRTSHGGSGRQARSVIDGLEADVVTLALGGDIDAIVENGGKIAPNWQSRLPNNASPYTSTIVLLVRKGNPKRIRDWDDLVKPGISVITPNPKTSGGARWNYLAAWAYELARSNGDAAKAKDFIAALFKNVPVLDTGARGATTTFVQRNLGDVLIAWENEAYLSVQEFGADKFDIITPSLSILAEPPVAVVDQVVDKRGTRAVAQAYLEFLYTPEAQKIIARNFYRPINPEAADPADIARFPQLKLVTIDQQFGGWGKAHKEHFADGASFDQIYRPGAATR, from the coding sequence ATGACCCGCCACGTCCCCGCCCTGTCGCGACGAGCCCTCCTCGCCTATGGCGCCGGCGCTGCCGGCACCGCCGCCCTCATCGGCGCGTCGCGCCCGGTTCGCGCCCAGGCCCCCGTCACCCTCGTCAACGTCTCCTATGATCCGACGCGCGAACTCTACCGCTTCCTCAACGAGGCCTTCGCCAGGCACTGGCGCGAGAAGACCGGCCAGCAGGTGACGATCCGGACCTCGCATGGCGGTTCGGGACGCCAGGCGCGCTCGGTCATCGACGGGCTTGAGGCCGATGTCGTCACGCTGGCTCTCGGCGGCGACATCGACGCGATCGTGGAGAACGGCGGCAAGATCGCGCCGAACTGGCAGAGCCGCCTGCCGAACAACGCCTCGCCCTACACCTCGACCATCGTTCTGCTGGTGCGCAAGGGCAATCCGAAGCGCATCCGCGACTGGGACGACCTCGTCAAACCCGGCATCAGCGTCATCACGCCGAACCCCAAGACCTCCGGCGGCGCCCGCTGGAACTATCTGGCGGCCTGGGCCTACGAGCTCGCGCGCAGCAATGGCGACGCGGCGAAGGCCAAGGACTTCATCGCCGCCCTCTTCAAGAACGTCCCCGTCCTCGACACCGGCGCGCGCGGGGCCACCACCACCTTCGTCCAGCGCAATCTCGGCGACGTGCTGATCGCCTGGGAGAACGAGGCCTATTTGTCGGTGCAGGAATTTGGCGCCGACAAGTTCGACATCATCACGCCCTCGCTCTCCATCCTCGCCGAGCCGCCGGTGGCCGTGGTCGACCAGGTGGTCGACAAGCGCGGCACGCGCGCCGTGGCCCAGGCCTATCTCGAGTTCCTCTACACCCCCGAGGCGCAGAAGATCATCGCGCGGAACTTCTACCGGCCGATCAACCCCGAGGCGGCCGATCCGGCCGACATCGCGCGGTTCCCGCAGCTGAAGCTCGTCACCATCGACCAGCAGTTCGGCGGCTGGGGCAAGGCGCACAAGGAGCACTTCGCCGACGGGGCGAGCTTCGACCAGATCTACCGCCCCGGCGCCGCGACGCGATGA
- the cysT gene encoding sulfate ABC transporter permease subunit CysT, whose amino-acid sequence MTAAALPALGLPRRRPSALPGFGPTLGFALAYLSLIVLIPLSVLVWRASGLGVSGLVAVAASPRVRAALETSFYLSLAAAALNAVAGLVVAWVLTRYRFPGRAILDAMVDLPFALPTAVAGIALAAIYATNGWVGALVNDLFGIRIAFTPSGIFVALVFIGLPFVVRTVQPVLADLDREVEEASATLGASRAQTILRVILPALVPAVLTGFALAFARAVGEYGSVIFIAGNMPFVSEIAPLLIIVQLEEFNYVGATAIAVVMLAISFTSLLAINLVQAWCLRRYGHV is encoded by the coding sequence ATGACGGCCGCCGCCCTTCCTGCCCTGGGGCTGCCGCGACGCAGGCCGAGCGCCCTGCCCGGCTTCGGGCCGACGCTCGGCTTCGCGCTCGCCTATCTCTCGCTGATCGTGCTGATCCCGCTCTCCGTGCTGGTCTGGCGCGCCTCGGGGCTTGGCGTCAGCGGGCTGGTGGCCGTGGCCGCCTCGCCGCGGGTGCGCGCGGCGCTTGAGACGAGCTTCTACCTGTCGCTGGCGGCGGCCGCGCTGAACGCGGTCGCCGGCCTCGTCGTCGCCTGGGTCCTCACCCGCTACCGCTTTCCCGGGCGCGCCATCCTCGACGCCATGGTCGACCTGCCCTTCGCCCTGCCGACGGCGGTTGCCGGCATCGCGCTCGCCGCCATCTACGCCACCAATGGCTGGGTCGGCGCGCTGGTGAACGACCTCTTCGGCATCCGCATCGCCTTCACGCCCTCCGGCATCTTCGTGGCGCTGGTCTTCATCGGCCTGCCCTTCGTGGTGAGGACCGTGCAGCCGGTCCTGGCGGATCTCGACCGGGAGGTGGAGGAGGCTTCCGCGACGCTCGGGGCGAGCCGCGCCCAGACCATCCTCCGCGTGATCCTGCCGGCGCTGGTCCCGGCCGTGCTGACGGGCTTCGCCCTCGCCTTCGCCCGCGCGGTCGGCGAATATGGCTCGGTGATCTTCATCGCCGGCAACATGCCCTTCGTCTCGGAGATCGCGCCGCTGCTGATCATCGTGCAGCTGGAGGAGTTCAACTATGTCGGCGCCACCGCCATCGCCGTGGTGATGCTGGCCATCTCCTTCACCAGCCTCCTCGCCATCAATCTCGTGCAGGCCTGGTGCCTGAGGCGCTACGGCCATGTCTGA
- the cysW gene encoding sulfate ABC transporter permease subunit CysW has translation MSDAPNAGFRSPLQEPAPVRWLLILLAVAFLALVVLLPLAAVFAEALRKGPQAALAAFDDEATWSAVTLTLTVAAITVPANLVFGVAAAWAIAKFEFPGKSLLITLIDLPFSVSPVVSGLVFVLVFGSHGLLGPYLSAWDIKIIFALPGIVLATTFVTLPFIARELIPLMQEQGTAEEEAALTLGASGLKAFLTVTLPNIRWALLYGVLLCNARAMGEFGAVAVVSGHIRGLTNTMPLHVEILYNEYNFVGAFAVATLLALLALVTLGAKSLLEWRYGDALAGKGRH, from the coding sequence ATGTCTGACGCGCCCAACGCCGGCTTCCGGTCGCCGCTCCAGGAGCCCGCGCCCGTCCGCTGGCTGCTCATCCTCCTGGCGGTCGCTTTCCTCGCCCTCGTCGTGCTGCTGCCGCTGGCGGCGGTCTTCGCCGAGGCACTGCGCAAGGGTCCCCAGGCGGCGCTCGCCGCCTTCGATGATGAGGCCACCTGGTCGGCGGTGACGCTGACGCTCACCGTCGCGGCCATCACCGTGCCGGCCAATCTCGTCTTCGGCGTCGCCGCCGCCTGGGCCATCGCCAAGTTCGAGTTTCCGGGCAAGAGCCTGCTCATCACGCTCATCGACCTGCCCTTCTCGGTCTCTCCGGTGGTCTCGGGCCTGGTCTTCGTGCTGGTCTTCGGCAGCCACGGCCTGCTCGGACCGTATCTCTCGGCCTGGGACATCAAGATCATCTTCGCCCTGCCGGGCATCGTGCTGGCGACGACCTTCGTGACGCTGCCCTTCATTGCCCGCGAACTCATTCCGCTCATGCAGGAACAGGGCACGGCCGAGGAGGAAGCGGCGCTCACCCTTGGCGCCTCGGGGCTCAAGGCCTTCCTCACCGTGACGCTGCCGAACATCCGCTGGGCCCTGCTCTACGGGGTCCTGCTCTGCAACGCCCGCGCCATGGGCGAGTTCGGCGCCGTCGCCGTCGTCTCAGGCCATATCCGCGGCCTGACCAACACCATGCCGCTCCATGTGGAGATCCTCTACAATGAGTACAATTTCGTTGGCGCCTTCGCGGTTGCCACCCTCCTCGCCCTCCTCGCGCTGGTCACGCTCGGTGCAAAGTCCCTCCTCGAATGGCGATACGGC